The following DNA comes from Excalfactoria chinensis isolate bCotChi1 chromosome 5, bCotChi1.hap2, whole genome shotgun sequence.
CGGCTGGGGGTGCTGGGGAAGGCATGAGCTGTATGAGCACCTCCTGGCCCTGCTACCACCCCTCAGAGTCCCCACACCCATCTGGATCTGTCCCCATTCTTGGAGGCTTCACCAACCCCATTGCCATCCCCAGAGCTTCCCCCACCCAGGGGGGGGTCTCACCAACACCATTCACATCCCCAgggccatccccatccctgggtGCTCTCACCATCCCCAGGACCGTCCCCATTCCTAGAGCTGTTTCAGTCCCCTTACTGGTGGGTTCTGTGTGCTGGTGGGTGCTGAATGGTGGGGGCTGTGGGCCGGGCCAGGCACATGTGGAAGCTGCGCTCTCACCGCAGTAGGGCTccagggaggaagaagaggaagaggatgagCTCCTCGCCCTGCCCCACGGCTGGGCACACTGCATGATGTGCTCTGTGGGGACATGGGGTTTGTGTCACTAGGGGAGCACAGGGCCACCATTCACCCACCCCTGGACAAGCAGACAGACAGCTGTGGGACGGGAGGATGGGGCTGGCTCACCCTCTGTGGGAAATGGCTCCATCCCATCCTGGCTGGgcaccagcagctgctcacCTGGCTGTCGGCGCTGTGAGTCTGTGGGGTGGGAGGAACAGGGTCAACAGGGGAACCCAGCATACTGGGGAGGTGCAGAGGAGTGGGGGGGAATCTCACTGTGGAAAGTGGAGAGGGCCACGGGTGGCTTGCTGCTGAAATCATAGTGTTCATAGTCAGAGTCAGAGGAGTCAGAGCCCTTGGCGGTGGGAAGGGTTGTGGGTGTGGGGTCTGCAGAGAGAGACAGAGCTGGGGCCGCAGtcaccagcagggctggaggggctGGTGGACTCACAGGGCATGTGGGGCTGATGGGGACAATGGTCTGCTGGGGTTGATGGGCTGCCGAAGGCTCATAGAGTTGATGGTGCTGACACGAGTGACACACTGGACCCACCTGTTCCCTTGGGGAGGCCTGTGGGTGCCTCCCTGTAGTCGTTGCAAGTCTCTGAGGGCACGTTGTAACCCTGGCTGCTGTGGGTCACCAGGAGTGGCACAGGGGTCCCCAGGGTGAGGGCTGAAGGAGTGGAGAGCATCAGTGAGGGTTTGGCTGGGAGCAGTGCCCCACGCAATCCCTATGCCCCACGGGGACCCTTACCGCTCCTCTTCCTCTGGTGCAGCAAGACAGTGGTGAAGGCCACCAGTGTGAGCAGGAGCAGCGCcgccagcactgcacacagaatGGAGAGGGGCATATGCAGAGGGGACAGGGCCACCCCCGCCTCCAAGCCCTTTGTGGCTGCAGCAAAGAACAGACAAAGCTCGTGACGCTGTCCCACCCCCACACCCCTTCACCCCTTGACTCCCCCCAGCTGTGCCAAAGCACACTCACTGCTCGGGGACGTGCCACCGTTCGGCACCACCGTCACCTCTGATGTTGGGGTCTGCAAGCCCAGGGAGcctgcaggaggacagagggGAGTGTGGCTGCAGCCTCCGGACCCAGGGGGGCCGCTGGCCCAAACCCCTCCCCGTGAGGCCAAAGGGCGCCGTACCACTGCAGATGACACCGGCGGCACGGGACTCGTGGCAGGGAGCCGACTTGTTGTAGGTCCACCTGCAGTACGCCAGCGAGGGCTGCCGGTCCGGGCACTCATACAGCATCTTGGTGGGCAGCGTGTGGCGGAAGGAGGGACGCTGCAGCTGTTCCCCGCAGCCCAGCATGCGGCACAGAACTTCAGCCTCCAGCTCGTACCAGGTGCTGTCACACACCGTGCTCCACGTCCCGCGGTAAAGGACCTCCACGCGCCCCGCGCAGCCATCCCTGCCTCCGGACAGCCGCCACTCGTGGTGCTCTGCGAGGAGGGCACGGCGCGGGGTCAGGACGGGGCCACGGCACGAGGACCGGGCAGGGCCACGGCCCCGCTTCTGGGCGCCGCCGCAGCACGGGGCAGAGCCGCGGGCAGCCCCTCCGGCACTCACGGCCGCGGCGCGGGCACCCACCGGAGCACACCACGCCGGCGTCCTCTTTGTGGCTGCAGTCGTGCCGCAGGACCGCGGGGCATTCCCACAGCCGTTCCTCGTGCCCGCTGCAGTTCACCTCGTCCCGCAGCACGGGGCCGTGCCCCCGGCCGAAGGCGGCCTCTCGCGGCGCACGCAGCGCCCAGCCGCAGCCCAGCTGCCGGCACACCACGGCGGCGTCGGCCAGGTCCCAGCCGTCGTCGCACACCGTGccccagctgccctcctgcCGCAGCTCCACCCGGCCCTCGCAGCGGCTGTGCCCGCCAGCCAGACGCAGCGCCGGGGCTCCTGGGTGCGAGATGGAGAGGCGCTGGCACACGACGCGGCGCCGCGGGGACGGCGTGCACCCACCGCGCCCTTACCTGTGCAGGTGACGTTCGCCGGCCCCGCAGCGCAGCAGCCGGGCTCGGTGGCCAGATGCAGCCGGCAGAGCCGCGGCTCCCCCTCGCTGCAGTTGGCCACCGCGGCTGGGCATCCCTTGGAGACGTCTCCGTCGCCGTGCAGACTTGCCATCGCCGCATCACCCTCGGCATCCCCGCAGTGCAGGCGGCGGCACAGCTCCCGAGAGGCAGCAACACTCCAGGACGTCCAGCACACAGGCATCCACCGGCCACGGTGTCGCACCTGCACCGTGCCCTCGCAGGGGTGGCTGCCGCCAGCCAGGCGCAGTGCGGCTGTGCCCAGGggacctgcaggcagcacagcatgaGGGTGGCAGGGGGGTCTCTACACCCGCTGCCCCGTGGATGGACGCCCATTCTCACCCAGCTCCGCTGAGGTGTTGCTCGGCACCACGGTGGGAGCTCCCGTTGGCTCCAGTGGAGCTGTAaagaggaggcaggaaggtgTAGGACGGCGGTGGGATGCCGGTCCCCAGCATGGCGCCAGAGGCACAAAATGGCGACCAGAGATTGCCTGTGCTTAAGCCCAAAGCTCACGTTCATCCCCCATGGCCACATGCTGACCCTCCTGGGGCAGGGGGCTGCTCTGGGAAAGCCTCCGGGTTTAGCAGTGGGGTTTGGGGCAGGCCTGCACCCGGGCGGTTGGTGCTGAGGGGAGATTTTAAGGCATCGCTGGGGGCAAAATGGTGTCCGGCTCTGTTGGGAGCAGAAGGCTGCGAGCTCAGAGCCTCAACGCTCAGcttgggaggaggagaaaagcaggggcgctgcacacagcctgcagcacgagcaaagcttttgctttctgtcagcaaTGCTCCAAATGAAGCAGCATTCTTTGCAGAACAAAGGTCCGGTGAGATAGGCagggtgggatggggcagggTGGGATGCTCCTGGGGAGCAGGCACATCAAGGGCAAAGCGCTTCACCTCCCTGGTGACAGCAGGGGGACacgggatggggatgggagtCCTTGCGGTGGGTCAGACCCCACTGGTGCCGAGCATCCTTGCTGTGTATCGACCCCAACGTGTTGGCGACATCCCAACGGGGCTAGGGCTGATGGCATACCTGGtctgggcacagcagcagcacagagagcagccagcagcaggcacagcacctCCATCCTCACCTCCTGCCCATTGCATCGGATGCTGCTCGGTGCCGGGATGTGGCCCCGTGCTGCTGTGTGCCGCACGTCCGCCCCGGTATGCAGGAAGCCAGGGGTGCCGGTGTGGGGGTGGTTCCATCCTGCCCTACTGCAGCACCACACGCCTGTGGGAAGTGGCACACTGAGGGGTGATGGAGGCAGCTTGGGGACCGTGCCGTGCACCCGTGATGTCCCCACAGTGCCTCGGTGGTGCGGGAAGCTCGGAGCACTGCGGGATCACACTACGCCACACTCTGATTTGGGATGAGAGGCGTTAAGGGAGACCACCCCCACCGCAGGGATGAGCTCTGCCACCGGCAGTGGGGACCTGGGGTACCTGCGATGGATCGGATGCAGCTGATCACTATGGCACCTGTGGATAAAGGGGTGGGCACAGCTGTGTGGTCCACCACCAGTAACCacagcagtgggatgggagATGGATTTGGGAGCCTTCATGAGACTGAGgaagccagcacagcagccacatCGCTGTCTCCATCTATgcccattcccatcccatccccttcTCCAttcccatcctatcccatccccattcccatcccattcccatgCCCATCCCCATCCTATCCAATCCCCATCACCACCCCcactcccatcccatcccatccttatccccatctccattcccatcccatcaccATCCCCACTTCCATCCCCATTTCCATCACCATCCCCactcccatctccatccccattgccatccccatccccatgctTCCCACTCCCTGCCCAAGGTCACAGCAGCTGGGCCACGGCCAGGACGCTCCCACGTGCACCCACACCTGGAGCCAAAGCAAACAGCCAGTGCTTGTCCCCGGCAGTGCAAAGTGACCCCAGTCCCCATTCCCATGCCACCACAGCGGGCACCACTTGgctcttttaaatattttatttttgtaacaaCAATCAGACTTAAAAATCTTCCATAAATAAGgagcccccaccccacagcGCAATGGGTACAAAACGTTGTACAAAACAGACGCGTGGCCAGTCAAGGGGGGGGGGCCACAGAACTCAGCATCAGCACTATGAACACAATGTGGCAATGAGAACTGCAGCGAGGAGGGGACCTCGTGCCCCCAACATCGCAGCGGAAACCCCAGGGCAAGGTGACAGCGGGGCATCGCTGCCTCCCAGTGGGGCCTAGGG
Coding sequences within:
- the CD6 gene encoding LOW QUALITY PROTEIN: T-cell differentiation antigen CD6 (The sequence of the model RefSeq protein was modified relative to this genomic sequence to represent the inferred CDS: inserted 2 bases in 2 codons), with protein sequence MKAPKSISHPTAVVTGGGPHSCAHPFIHRCHSDQLHPIHRRVWRSVIPQCSELPAPPRHCGDITGARHGXPSCLHHPSVCHFPQACGAAVGQDGTTPTPAPLASCIPGXDVRHTAARGHIPAPSSIRCNGQEVRMEVLCLLLAALCAAAVPRPAPLEPTGAPTVVPSNTSAELGPLGTAALRLAGGSHPCEGTVQVRHRGRWMPVCWTSWSVAASRELCRRLHCGDAEGDAAMASLHGDGDVSKGCPAAVANCSEGEPRLCRLHLATEPGCCAAGPANVTCTGAPALRLAGGHSRCEGRVELRQEGSWGTVCDDGWDLADAAVVCRQLGCGWALRAPREAAFGRGHGPVLRDEVNCSGHEERLWECPAVLRHDCSHKEDAGVVCSEHHEWRLSGGRDGCAGRVEVLYRGTWSTVCDSTWYELEAEVLCRMLGCGEQLQRPSFRHTLPTKMLYECPDRQPSLAYCRWTYNKSAPCHESRAAGVICSGSLGLQTPTSEVTVVPNGGTSPSTTKGLEAGVALSPLHMPLSILCAVLAALLLLTLVAFTTVLLHQRKRSALTLGTPVPLLVTHSSQGYNVPSETCNDYREAPTGLPKGTDPTPTTLPTAKGSDSSDSDYEHYDFSSKPPVALSTFHNSQRRQPGEQLLVPSQDGMEPFPTEEHIMQCAQPWGRARSSSSSSSSSLEPYCGESAASTCAWPGPQPPPFSTHQHTEPTTPPAVSCVPIPALNTPWVPPQPPDPDHADSSSTSSGEWYENVQGAETCGDPALGKHTQDSSFSEGSDYDDIQGSGC